Part of the Candidatus Methylomirabilis tolerans genome is shown below.
GAGCGGCAAGGAGTAATATTTGTCGAGCAGGTTATCGATGCCGAAATCGAGCCGCATCGACTTCCAGTTATAGCCGGCGCGCAGATTGGCCAGAATATAACCCGACGTCTTGATTTCATTCCGCACATCGGAGATATTGTTCTTGCCCTTGGCCATCACCATCTCGACGGCGCTGTCGAATCCGCCAAGCTTATGTGTCAGCGCCAACTTCCCGTTCAGCGGCATGATGTTGTAGAGATCGTCGCCCGTGGTGCGGTTCTTGCCGTTCGTGTAGTTGAACAGTCCCGTAAGGTTGAATTCGCCCACGCCGTTCAGCTTTGCTAACGGCATATGGGTGGAGACATCGACACCCCAGAGCCGGGCCGTCTGGTTGACGTACTGGAGAAGAACAAACTTGTTCACAGCAGTCTCATTTGCCTGACCGCCGCAGCAGCGTTTCGCGTCGATGTAGTCGGTGACATGGGTGTAGTACGGCGTGACCTTGAACCCCCAGGTACGATCCGCGGCATGCCAGTCGACGGTACCGCTCAGGGTGTGCGCTTTTTCCGGATCCAGATCCAGATTGCCGACATAGCCGTTTCCGTCGCCCTTGAAATTATTCATGACCATCGCCATGCCATTTGTCGACCAGGTGTACCGCTCATAGAGATTCGGCGAGCGCATCTTATGCGCGTAGCCGAATTCGAGGCTGAGCATCGCCGTCGGGGTAAAGCGGGCAAGCGCGGTAAGATCCCAGTTGTTGTCGTTGCGGTCGTGATTGCGGGCATTGAAGACGTCTGCTGCAAACCCATACATCGTATCGTTGTAGCCGTGTACGTCGTCGGCATCCATCTCGACCCGCTCATACCGGGCGCCCAGCAGCGTCAGCCATTGCGGATGTAGGCGCGTCTCCCATTCGGCAAACACCGCCTTGCGCTCGCGCGTGCCGTCGTCGATATTCTGAAACGTATTCGGCGCCATGCCCCCCATCATGACGCCGGGTGGCAACGTGCGGGGGGACGACGGCCACCAGTCGTGCAGCCGATAATACTGATACTCGCCGCCGAGTCGGACCGTATGGTCTGTGGTGACATCAATGTTGGCCTTGAGGACGCCGCCAAGGTTTCTGCTGTCGGAGTTCATCGGCATCCCTGGCGCTATGCCATATTGAAATTGTTTATCGTCGCCGAAATCCATATCGTGCCGGACCGTTTCATGATAGGCGCGGGCTTCCAGCGAGCCCCACCCAAACTGGCCAAGATAGCGCAGGTTCTGCCGCCACTCGGTATTGCTGATAATGTCCATGCGCTGATTGGGGAAACCCTGCTCCGGGATATACTGGTAACCGAATTTTCCTTCGAACAGATGGTTGCCTTGTTTTAGCGCGAAGGCCAAGTTGTGGTTTTCGGCCTTATACGAGCTGGAGCCAACTTCATCGCCGTCAAGAATATTCCCCGGCTTGTCGACAGCAGCAGGACCGGCTGGCTTGAAGTTCCCGCCTGCCGTGTAGTTGTCGGCATGGACCACCGATCCGTTGTAGGTCGCGCTGAAGATGTCGGTTGCGAAGGTGGCCGAATAGTCGCCACCTCGCGCTTTGTTATTGCTGCGATAAAACGAGCTGAGATGGCCTGTGAGCAGAGGGGCCTGGCCGGGGGCGGCGAACACCGGCGCCGAGGACTCCAGCAGAATTGTACCCCCGATGCTGTCCCCGCCGACGCTGACGGGCGTGATGCCGGCGAACGCCATCAGGGTCCCCACGTTGGATGGGTCGATATAGGACAGCGGCGGGGTCATGTGGTTAGGGCATGCGGACATCAAATCCATGCCGTCGACCTTGATACGCAGGCGGTCGTCTGCCATGCCGTGAATCACCGGCAGGCTGGAGATGCCGCCGCCGCCGTAGAGGCTGACGCCAGGGATGTCTCGCAGAAGACTGGCCGTGTCGCTGGTGGCCGGCGCCAGCACCTGCAACTTTGGCGCATCGATGACCGATGCGTTCAACGGCACAAAGACGTCGTTGATGGTGGTAGACCTGACGACGACCTCCTTGAGTGTTGTCACCTCATCTGTTGTCTTTTCTTCCTCTGCGTGGGCCACGGCACCCCATGTGAGCAGTGTGGCCACCCCCACAAGGGCCGCTGTACGTCTGCACGTGCGCTGACGCTCGCGTTGTTTCATGCGTGTCTCCTTCCCTCGAAAAGGTCGATTGCGTAGTTACGTGTGTCGCGTGTATTGCGTTTCACCGTGCAGAGTGCGTGATGCCGTACGCGATCCTCCACTTGCTGCGGTGAGCCTCGGGACCGCCGGACGAGGAACGGCGGTCCCGAGGCGGCTCATCCGCTTCGAGGGAGGAATTCCCTGCCGCTGAGAACTAGCCCGACCCCCGGCAGGAAGGGCGGGCGGGAGAAGACTCGTTCACCCGTGGCCGGTTTTAAACATGGCCTCCTGCCATCGTGCGATGCGTGTGTTGCAGAGCCCTGCCGTAGCGATCAGCAGGTCGAGGCGATCTGTTC
Proteins encoded:
- a CDS encoding TonB-dependent receptor, giving the protein MKQRERQRTCRRTAALVGVATLLTWGAVAHAEEEKTTDEVTTLKEVVVRSTTINDVFVPLNASVIDAPKLQVLAPATSDTASLLRDIPGVSLYGGGGISSLPVIHGMADDRLRIKVDGMDLMSACPNHMTPPLSYIDPSNVGTLMAFAGITPVSVGGDSIGGTILLESSAPVFAAPGQAPLLTGHLSSFYRSNNKARGGDYSATFATDIFSATYNGSVVHADNYTAGGNFKPAGPAAVDKPGNILDGDEVGSSSYKAENHNLAFALKQGNHLFEGKFGYQYIPEQGFPNQRMDIISNTEWRQNLRYLGQFGWGSLEARAYHETVRHDMDFGDDKQFQYGIAPGMPMNSDSRNLGGVLKANIDVTTDHTVRLGGEYQYYRLHDWWPSSPRTLPPGVMMGGMAPNTFQNIDDGTRERKAVFAEWETRLHPQWLTLLGARYERVEMDADDVHGYNDTMYGFAADVFNARNHDRNDNNWDLTALARFTPTAMLSLEFGYAHKMRSPNLYERYTWSTNGMAMVMNNFKGDGNGYVGNLDLDPEKAHTLSGTVDWHAADRTWGFKVTPYYTHVTDYIDAKRCCGGQANETAVNKFVLLQYVNQTARLWGVDVSTHMPLAKLNGVGEFNLTGLFNYTNGKNRTTGDDLYNIMPLNGKLALTHKLGGFDSAVEMVMAKGKNNISDVRNEIKTSGYILANLRAGYNWKSMRLDFGIDNLLDKYYSLPLGGAYTGQGMTMGLNSIPWGTAVPGMGRSYNTRLTYRF